A genomic stretch from Halichoerus grypus chromosome 5, mHalGry1.hap1.1, whole genome shotgun sequence includes:
- the PKIA gene encoding cAMP-dependent protein kinase inhibitor alpha yields MTDVETTYADFIASGRTGRRNAIHDILVSSASGNSNELALKLAGLDINKTEGEEDAQRTSTEQSGEAQGEAAKSES; encoded by the exons ATGACTGATGTGGAAACTACATATGCAGATTTCATTGCTTCAGGAAGAACAGGTAGAAGAAATGCAATACATGATATCCTGGTTTCCTCTGCAAGTGGCAACAGCAATGAATTAGCCTTGAAATTAGCAGGTCTTGATATCAACAAGACAG AAGGTGAAGAAGATGCACAACGAACTTCCACAGAACAAAGTGGGGAAGCCCAGGGGGAAGCAGCAAAATCTGAAAGCTAA